One Oceanispirochaeta sp. M1 genomic window carries:
- a CDS encoding SoxR reducing system RseC family protein, which produces MSKYARILEINNGHVLVGLLNDKGLCGSGTCEGCSCSTKMQTMKVKVPGAQMTGSMLKAGIDVEMKIPKGTALDWFLLIFLPVILTVSAVFLLQGQSEALRNMSALASGILGFVLSALILKILRKDQTIELIPVKAAAAGDL; this is translated from the coding sequence ATGTCTAAATATGCACGAATACTTGAAATAAATAATGGGCACGTTCTTGTGGGCCTGTTAAATGATAAGGGTCTCTGCGGCAGCGGAACCTGTGAAGGATGCAGCTGTTCCACAAAAATGCAGACCATGAAAGTAAAAGTACCCGGAGCCCAAATGACCGGCAGTATGCTGAAAGCAGGAATTGATGTTGAGATGAAGATCCCGAAAGGAACTGCATTGGACTGGTTTCTGCTGATTTTCCTACCTGTGATTTTGACTGTTTCTGCTGTATTCCTCCTTCAGGGACAGAGTGAGGCTCTCAGAAATATGAGCGCCCTCGCCTCTGGTATCCTGGGCTTTGTTCTTTCTGCACTGATCCTGAAGATTCTCAGGAAGGATCAGACCATAGAGCTGATACCTGTAAAAGCGGCAGCAGCGGGAGATCTTTAA
- a CDS encoding D-2-hydroxyacid dehydrogenase, with translation MNISILDSASLGADMDLSLFADLGQCSIWPQTSKAQLEERIKDCDVIISNRVILGAEELALAPSLKLIALTATGVNTVDLEECSSRGIGVANVCSYSTDSVAQHTFSMLLYLLEQTRYYDDYVRKEGYRRDQRFADVSRPWTEISGKTWGIIGLGDIGRKVATIASAFGAEPVYYSTSGIDRDEEYRRLNLEEICAQSDIISIHAPLNENTRLLLGSDEFSLMKDSAYLVNAGRGAIIDEPALAQALKDGKLMGASLDVLTDEPPHEDNPLLPLIGEKLLITPHNAWGSIESRKRLINEVYENIKAFYAGIRRNRVD, from the coding sequence ATGAATATAAGTATTTTAGATTCCGCAAGTCTCGGTGCTGATATGGATCTATCGCTTTTCGCTGACCTGGGTCAATGCAGCATTTGGCCGCAGACCTCAAAGGCTCAGCTTGAAGAGCGGATAAAGGACTGTGATGTCATTATCAGCAATCGGGTCATACTGGGTGCCGAAGAGCTGGCATTGGCTCCGTCACTGAAGCTTATTGCCCTTACGGCAACAGGTGTAAATACAGTTGATCTTGAAGAGTGCAGCTCTCGGGGCATAGGCGTGGCCAATGTATGCTCCTACTCCACTGACAGTGTGGCACAGCACACCTTTTCAATGCTTCTGTATCTTCTGGAGCAGACCCGCTACTATGATGACTATGTCAGGAAGGAAGGATACCGGAGAGATCAGCGTTTTGCAGATGTCTCACGTCCCTGGACAGAAATATCCGGAAAGACCTGGGGAATTATTGGTCTGGGTGACATAGGCAGAAAGGTAGCCACCATTGCCTCGGCATTCGGTGCAGAGCCGGTTTATTACAGTACCAGCGGAATTGATCGGGATGAAGAGTACAGGAGACTTAATCTTGAAGAGATCTGTGCTCAATCGGATATTATTTCCATCCATGCTCCTTTGAATGAAAATACAAGGCTCCTTCTCGGGAGTGATGAGTTTTCCCTTATGAAGGATTCAGCCTATCTGGTAAATGCCGGACGGGGGGCCATTATAGATGAACCAGCCCTTGCACAAGCACTTAAGGATGGAAAACTTATGGGAGCATCACTTGATGTACTTACAGATGAGCCTCCCCATGAGGACAATCCTCTGCTTCCTCTGATCGGGGAAAAACTGCTGATAACCCCGCATAATGCCTGGGGCAGTATTGAATCGAGAAAAAGACTTATAAATGAAGTCTATGAAAATATAAAAGCCTTTTATGCTGGAATAAGAAGAAACCGCGTCGATTGA
- a CDS encoding NADH:ubiquinone reductase (Na(+)-transporting) subunit D: MNEATPSAIFKDNVWTNNPVFVQILGICSTLAVTNNLTNTFTMTVALIFVAALTNVTVSIIKSLIPRKVRMIVQTLIIAFYVIIVDILLRAYLPEVSKSLGPYVGLIITNCIIMGRAEAFAQANGPLLSFWDGITSGLGYMWVLMIIAFIRELLGFGTLFGFPVMPESFTRWTIMVMAPSAFFLLGTFLWVVKSIMLKKGAAR; encoded by the coding sequence ATGAACGAAGCTACACCCTCTGCCATTTTTAAGGATAATGTGTGGACAAATAATCCAGTTTTTGTACAAATACTGGGTATATGTTCCACCCTGGCAGTCACCAATAACCTGACCAATACATTTACCATGACTGTGGCTCTGATCTTTGTGGCGGCTCTTACAAACGTGACTGTCTCCATTATTAAATCACTCATTCCCCGCAAGGTAAGAATGATTGTGCAGACCCTGATCATCGCATTTTATGTAATTATTGTTGATATTCTTCTCAGGGCTTATCTGCCTGAAGTCAGTAAATCACTGGGGCCTTATGTCGGTCTGATTATTACAAACTGTATCATCATGGGACGTGCCGAAGCATTCGCACAGGCCAATGGACCTCTTCTTTCATTCTGGGATGGCATTACATCCGGTCTTGGATATATGTGGGTTTTGATGATTATCGCTTTTATAAGAGAACTTCTTGGTTTCGGTACTCTTTTCGGTTTTCCTGTAATGCCTGAAAGTTTTACACGTTGGACAATCATGGTTATGGCTCCCAGTGCCTTCTTTCTGCTTGGAACATTCCTCTGGGTTGTCAAATCAATAATGCTTAAAAAAGGAGCGGCCAGATGA
- a CDS encoding DUF6062 family protein — translation MKYKLETIPVWDAFKEDCECPFCKLQAKAENRYLKYYLGNSAMNPETRVELNKTGFCPEHFSKLLTERSPQHLGLITHTHLQDWMADREKRFPGGGREADPAAAEPKKGLFGKKRSAVQRYKNHCDERNDACLICDRIARTIQRYSFTTCYLWKRDEEGFREFMKGTKGFCIPHETSLLLMAEEILKSKEQILFFQDVKDLQMQNFQRLEEEINWFTQKFKAENNSKPWGTSEDAHYRAIQKLSGRMTAH, via the coding sequence ATGAAATATAAACTGGAAACCATACCCGTCTGGGATGCCTTCAAAGAGGACTGTGAATGCCCATTCTGTAAGCTTCAGGCGAAAGCAGAGAATAGATATCTGAAATACTATCTTGGCAATTCCGCCATGAATCCCGAGACCAGGGTTGAGCTGAATAAAACCGGATTCTGCCCTGAACACTTCAGTAAACTGTTAACCGAGAGAAGTCCACAGCATCTGGGGCTGATTACTCATACTCACCTGCAGGACTGGATGGCTGACAGAGAGAAGCGTTTTCCCGGAGGCGGCAGGGAAGCTGATCCGGCTGCAGCGGAACCTAAGAAAGGTCTGTTCGGCAAAAAACGGTCTGCTGTACAGCGCTATAAAAACCATTGTGATGAAAGGAATGATGCCTGCCTGATCTGCGACAGAATCGCCAGGACTATTCAGCGCTACTCCTTTACCACCTGTTATCTATGGAAACGTGATGAAGAGGGATTCAGAGAATTTATGAAGGGGACAAAGGGATTCTGTATTCCCCATGAAACATCTCTTCTCCTTATGGCTGAAGAGATTCTTAAGAGTAAGGAACAGATTCTCTTTTTTCAGGATGTAAAAGATCTGCAGATGCAAAACTTCCAGCGCCTTGAAGAAGAGATCAACTGGTTCACACAGAAGTTCAAGGCAGAGAATAACAGCAAACCCTGGGGAACATCAGAAGATGCTCACTACAGAGCCATTCAGAAGCTCAGTGGACGCATGACGGCCCATTGA
- a CDS encoding glutamine--tRNA ligase/YqeY domain fusion protein, which translates to MAPNINEKENDGKTKGPDFIRQFIKEDLASGKNSEVHTRFPPEPNGYLHIGHGKSICLNFGIAEDFNGKCNLRFDDTNPSKEDQEYVDSIIEDVNWLGFNPDVFYASDYFDQMYAWALELIDSGKAYVDSQNAEEMRANRGTPTKAGVDSPFRNRSLEENRALFEKMTKGELDEGSCILRAKIDMAHQNMNMRDPAIYRIRKESHHRSGDKWKIYPMYDFAHGYEDAIEGISHSICTLEFENHRPLYDWFLDNVSAPCHPRQIEFARLNLSYTIMSKRKLLELVTENMVNGWDDPRMPTLSGFRRRGYTPASIRRFAKEIGVSKVNSLVDINFLQYIIREELNASAERAMAVINPLKVTITNYPEGQIEDIVADNNPGNPEAGTRMVPFGREIYIEKDDFMEDAPKKFFRLAPGREVRLKHAYFITCTEVIKDDSGEVVELLCSYDPATKGGDSPDGRKVKGTLHWVSVEKGIKGEVRLYDNLFTLENMDDMEEGKNYKDYINSESLVVKTDCILEPSLADAPAAKGFQFMRQGYFCADSRDHSPEHPVYNRTVALKDSWAKLQKKG; encoded by the coding sequence ATGGCTCCCAACATTAATGAAAAAGAAAACGACGGAAAGACTAAAGGACCGGATTTTATCCGGCAGTTTATAAAAGAAGACCTGGCTTCAGGAAAAAACAGTGAGGTTCACACCCGTTTTCCACCGGAACCCAATGGTTACCTGCATATTGGACACGGTAAGTCCATCTGTCTCAACTTCGGTATCGCCGAAGATTTTAATGGAAAATGCAACCTCCGTTTTGATGACACCAATCCAAGCAAAGAAGATCAGGAATATGTTGATTCCATCATTGAAGATGTGAACTGGCTTGGATTCAACCCTGATGTTTTCTATGCCTCTGATTACTTTGATCAGATGTATGCCTGGGCCCTGGAGCTGATAGACAGCGGCAAAGCCTATGTGGACAGCCAGAACGCCGAAGAGATGCGTGCAAACAGAGGTACCCCCACAAAAGCCGGAGTAGATTCACCCTTCAGGAACAGATCCTTAGAGGAAAACAGAGCGCTCTTTGAAAAGATGACAAAGGGTGAACTGGATGAAGGCTCCTGCATACTCCGAGCCAAAATTGATATGGCTCATCAGAATATGAATATGCGTGACCCTGCCATCTACAGAATCCGTAAAGAGTCTCACCATAGAAGCGGTGATAAATGGAAGATCTATCCCATGTATGACTTTGCCCACGGTTATGAAGATGCTATTGAGGGAATCAGCCACTCAATCTGTACCCTGGAGTTTGAAAACCACAGACCCCTGTATGACTGGTTCCTGGATAATGTTTCAGCCCCCTGTCATCCCCGTCAGATCGAGTTTGCCAGGCTGAACCTGAGTTATACCATTATGAGTAAGAGAAAGCTCCTCGAGCTTGTTACTGAAAACATGGTAAACGGCTGGGATGATCCCCGTATGCCCACACTGTCCGGTTTCAGAAGAAGAGGATACACCCCTGCATCAATCAGAAGATTTGCAAAAGAGATCGGAGTCTCCAAGGTGAATTCTCTGGTGGACATCAACTTCCTTCAGTACATCATCCGTGAAGAACTGAACGCTTCCGCAGAGAGAGCCATGGCCGTAATCAATCCTCTTAAAGTGACAATCACAAACTATCCCGAAGGTCAGATTGAAGATATTGTGGCTGATAATAATCCGGGAAATCCCGAAGCCGGAACAAGGATGGTTCCTTTCGGCCGGGAAATCTATATCGAAAAAGATGACTTTATGGAGGATGCTCCCAAAAAGTTCTTCCGTCTGGCCCCCGGTCGGGAAGTACGTCTGAAACATGCCTATTTCATTACATGCACTGAGGTCATCAAGGATGACTCGGGAGAAGTCGTTGAGCTTCTCTGCAGCTATGACCCTGCCACTAAAGGCGGAGACTCACCAGACGGCAGAAAAGTAAAGGGAACTCTCCACTGGGTATCAGTCGAAAAGGGGATAAAAGGGGAAGTCAGACTCTACGACAACCTTTTCACCCTGGAAAACATGGATGATATGGAAGAAGGTAAGAATTACAAGGATTACATCAACAGTGAATCACTTGTAGTTAAAACTGACTGTATTCTTGAACCTTCACTGGCAGATGCTCCTGCAGCTAAGGGATTTCAGTTCATGAGACAGGGATATTTCTGTGCCGATTCCAGGGACCACAGCCCCGAACATCCTGTATACAACAGAACCGTTGCCCTTAAGGATTCCTGGGCAAAGTTACAGAAAAAAGGATAA
- a CDS encoding NADH:ubiquinone reductase (Na(+)-transporting) subunit E, which yields MTPDINPFVLLFASIFTSNILLANFLGMCSFISISKDIKSSNGLGMAVTVVLTLTSVINWAILNYMLIPMNLLYLRYIVFIIVIAATVQILEMVIDRVSPGLYLSLGIFLPLITVNCAILGVALFVEIRHYSFLQTLFYGLGSGLGWWLAIMALAAIQKKLQKSPVPAGLQGPGITLITIGFMAMAFVGFSGMLNVQ from the coding sequence ATGACTCCCGATATAAATCCATTTGTACTGTTATTTGCATCTATTTTCACCAGTAATATTCTGCTGGCAAACTTCCTGGGAATGTGCTCTTTTATCTCAATTTCCAAGGATATAAAGTCATCAAACGGCCTGGGAATGGCTGTTACAGTAGTTCTGACTCTCACCTCTGTTATAAATTGGGCTATTCTTAACTATATGCTTATTCCCATGAATCTTCTCTATCTCCGGTATATCGTATTTATAATCGTAATTGCGGCAACCGTACAGATTCTTGAGATGGTGATTGACCGAGTGTCACCGGGACTCTATTTGTCCCTGGGAATCTTTCTTCCACTGATTACGGTTAACTGCGCAATCCTGGGTGTCGCACTTTTTGTTGAGATCAGACATTACAGTTTTCTCCAGACCCTGTTTTATGGACTCGGTTCAGGATTGGGTTGGTGGCTTGCCATAATGGCACTTGCAGCCATTCAGAAGAAGCTGCAGAAGTCACCAGTACCAGCAGGTCTGCAGGGGCCGGGAATAACCCTGATCACCATTGGTTTTATGGCCATGGCCTTTGTCGGTTTTTCCGGCATGCTGAATGTTCAGTAG
- a CDS encoding NADH:ubiquinone reductase (Na(+)-transporting) subunit F produces the protein MSFITAPLTIAAIAAVLAALIAVVDKIVNNYGDCEIDINNGTKKLTVKGGEPLLGLLASEGIFLPSACGGRGSCGACKCQITSDVGQHLPTETPYLTDEEIAERIHLSCQIKVKADLAINIPDDLFNVKQFKAKVLSIKDLTYDIKEVLFDLGDEDIKFKAGMYIQIVVPPYKKVKGGTQRAYSMSSRPLDDHKVEVLIRLVPGGIATTYVHEQLKEGDTMDLVGPFGDFRRSETDATMVCVAGGSGMAPFKSILHEMIDSNITQRDLWYFFGARSLKDMFYMDEMRALEKANPWFHFIPALSEPQEEDNWKGDVGLITDVLDRYIKDKIGVETEMEGYLCGSPGMINACNNVMTGNGIALENIYYDKFA, from the coding sequence ATGAGTTTTATTACTGCACCATTAACTATCGCAGCAATCGCCGCCGTGCTGGCAGCTCTTATCGCAGTGGTCGATAAGATTGTAAACAACTACGGTGATTGTGAAATTGATATAAATAACGGAACAAAAAAACTGACTGTAAAAGGTGGAGAACCTCTATTGGGTCTGCTTGCCTCGGAAGGAATATTTCTACCCTCTGCCTGTGGAGGAAGGGGGAGCTGTGGGGCCTGTAAATGTCAGATCACAAGTGATGTAGGTCAACACCTGCCGACAGAAACCCCTTATCTCACGGATGAGGAGATTGCAGAGCGCATCCACCTCTCCTGTCAGATCAAAGTAAAAGCAGATCTGGCAATAAATATTCCAGATGATCTGTTTAATGTAAAACAGTTCAAGGCAAAGGTTCTCAGTATCAAAGACCTGACCTACGATATCAAGGAAGTACTCTTCGATCTGGGTGATGAAGACATCAAATTCAAGGCGGGAATGTATATACAGATTGTTGTTCCTCCCTACAAAAAAGTTAAGGGCGGTACTCAGCGGGCCTATTCCATGTCTTCCAGACCATTGGATGACCACAAGGTTGAGGTTCTTATCAGACTGGTTCCCGGTGGAATTGCCACAACCTACGTTCATGAGCAGCTTAAAGAGGGTGACACAATGGATCTTGTAGGACCATTCGGAGATTTCAGACGCTCTGAAACCGATGCTACCATGGTCTGTGTTGCCGGTGGTTCCGGTATGGCACCCTTTAAATCTATTCTTCACGAGATGATTGACAGCAACATAACACAGCGGGATCTCTGGTATTTTTTCGGAGCACGTTCATTGAAAGACATGTTCTATATGGATGAGATGAGGGCTCTGGAGAAGGCAAATCCATGGTTCCATTTCATTCCCGCTCTGTCAGAGCCTCAGGAAGAGGATAACTGGAAAGGAGACGTTGGACTCATTACAGATGTACTCGATCGATATATCAAAGACAAAATCGGCGTAGAAACTGAAATGGAAGGCTACCTTTGCGGGAGCCCCGGTATGATCAATGCCTGTAATAATGTTATGACCGGCAACGGTATAGCTCTTGAGAATATTTATTACGATAAATTCGCCTAG
- the zwf gene encoding glucose-6-phosphate dehydrogenase: protein MNKSIQRSAIVIMGASGDLAQRKLIPAIIKLYDQGIIKENCCVLGNGRTELSDESFRELNKLTDSKYGSKFHYHQGMDGLYERVQSLGDFQQIIVFMALPPRVYGSTAEHLYNQGFRDNVRLIIEKPFGSDLKTARELNKKLKEFYSEKQIYRIDHYLAKESIQNILVFRFANNIFYPLWNNGFIESIQISAFEELGVESRGDYFDKSGIIRDMIQNHLFQLLALLTMEAPVSLDPEEIRIQKMAVLKALEIKECRIKQYEGYQSEPKVLENSETETYAEMKLEINSFRWTGVPIYIRTGKAVGEKITSIAITLKSVPRLLFNAKGDLQKNKILIQIQPDSSIIIDHSTKIPGSDMEITNTDMDFCFASSYDGNIPDAYQKLLQDALKGDQTLFVSAEETELSWQKIEPYLDMGNPGLYRRGKLPHSDLDADWVDMSVYANSCHS from the coding sequence ATGAATAAGTCCATTCAACGTTCCGCAATAGTCATCATGGGTGCCTCGGGCGATCTTGCTCAGCGCAAACTTATCCCTGCAATCATTAAACTTTATGATCAGGGAATTATCAAAGAAAACTGCTGCGTACTGGGGAATGGACGGACAGAACTGAGTGATGAGAGCTTCAGGGAGCTGAATAAACTCACTGACAGCAAATATGGTTCCAAGTTTCATTATCATCAGGGGATGGACGGCTTATATGAAAGGGTTCAGTCTCTTGGTGATTTTCAGCAGATCATAGTTTTTATGGCTCTTCCTCCCAGAGTGTACGGAAGTACTGCCGAGCATCTCTATAATCAGGGATTCAGAGACAATGTCCGTCTCATTATAGAGAAACCCTTCGGCAGTGATCTCAAGACAGCCAGGGAACTGAATAAAAAGCTCAAAGAATTCTACAGCGAAAAACAGATTTACCGTATAGATCACTACCTGGCCAAGGAGAGCATTCAGAATATTCTGGTGTTCCGTTTTGCCAATAATATCTTTTACCCTCTGTGGAATAACGGCTTTATAGAGTCCATACAGATATCTGCATTTGAGGAACTGGGTGTAGAATCCAGGGGTGATTATTTTGACAAGTCAGGAATTATCCGGGATATGATTCAAAATCACCTGTTCCAACTCCTGGCATTGCTGACTATGGAAGCTCCGGTCTCTCTGGATCCCGAGGAGATCAGAATCCAGAAGATGGCTGTGTTAAAGGCTCTTGAAATTAAAGAGTGCAGAATAAAACAGTATGAGGGCTATCAATCGGAACCTAAGGTTTTAGAAAATTCTGAAACTGAAACCTATGCTGAAATGAAGCTTGAAATTAACAGTTTCCGCTGGACAGGTGTTCCTATCTATATCAGAACCGGCAAAGCAGTGGGTGAGAAGATAACCAGCATCGCTATCACATTGAAAAGTGTTCCCCGTCTTTTATTCAATGCAAAAGGGGATCTCCAGAAGAATAAAATCCTTATTCAGATACAACCTGATTCTTCAATCATAATTGATCATTCAACCAAGATACCTGGTAGCGATATGGAGATAACCAATACAGATATGGATTTCTGTTTTGCCTCATCCTACGATGGAAACATCCCTGATGCCTATCAGAAACTTCTGCAGGATGCCCTGAAAGGAGATCAGACACTCTTTGTAAGTGCTGAGGAAACAGAGCTTTCCTGGCAAAAGATAGAACCCTATCTGGATATGGGAAACCCCGGTCTTTATAGAAGGGGGAAACTTCCTCATTCAGATCTGGATGCCGACTGGGTCGATATGTCTGTTTATGCCAACAGCTGTCACTCATGA
- a CDS encoding RnfABCDGE type electron transport complex subunit D: MFQKQIMMRRVVYSLLPIMIFSLYLYGLRSLMIHAVVFIAGTLTEYFFMKARGKKVSEAVLVTSALYALSMPPMVPLWVAAIGIIFGVLFGKCIFGGFGRNIFNPAITGRLFVYITFPSFMTTGWMTPGNFGMNQADAVSTATPLGLMRAGTNPELMDLLTGIRAGSLGESAVILIILAAIYLIYTKTASWRIILSTAVSFTALSSILFFMGVPASFPPMEALFSGSVLFVIVFMATDPVTGPKKNQAQYLYGILIGSVTCLVRVFSLFPEGTSFGILMGNTFASLFDEWFTPKKKGAGK; encoded by the coding sequence GTGTTTCAAAAACAAATCATGATGAGAAGAGTAGTCTATTCACTCCTTCCAATTATGATATTCTCCCTGTACCTCTACGGTTTGAGATCTTTAATGATCCATGCGGTAGTTTTTATTGCAGGAACACTTACAGAATATTTTTTTATGAAGGCAAGAGGAAAAAAGGTTTCCGAAGCCGTATTGGTTACATCGGCATTATATGCCCTATCCATGCCCCCCATGGTACCCCTGTGGGTCGCAGCGATCGGTATTATATTCGGTGTACTCTTCGGTAAATGTATTTTCGGAGGATTCGGTAGAAATATCTTCAATCCTGCTATTACAGGACGTCTGTTCGTCTACATTACATTTCCATCATTTATGACGACCGGATGGATGACGCCCGGTAATTTCGGCATGAATCAGGCTGATGCGGTCTCTACAGCGACTCCTCTTGGATTGATGAGAGCAGGAACCAATCCTGAGCTTATGGATCTTCTGACGGGCATCAGAGCGGGTTCTCTGGGAGAATCAGCTGTTATCCTGATTATACTGGCTGCAATTTATCTTATTTATACTAAAACAGCCAGCTGGAGAATCATTCTTTCAACGGCAGTCAGCTTTACAGCCCTGTCATCCATTCTTTTTTTTATGGGCGTGCCTGCATCATTTCCGCCTATGGAAGCACTTTTTTCAGGTTCTGTTCTATTCGTCATAGTATTTATGGCAACTGATCCCGTAACGGGACCCAAGAAAAATCAGGCACAGTACTTATATGGAATTCTGATTGGCAGTGTCACCTGTCTTGTCCGTGTATTTTCTCTTTTCCCTGAAGGAACCAGTTTCGGTATCCTTATGGGAAATACCTTCGCATCACTCTTTGATGAGTGGTTCACTCCTAAGAAGAAAGGAGCCGGGAAATGA
- a CDS encoding aspartate kinase codes for MKKIVVKFGGSNLKTREDIQKIVSTVKLYNRPLVIVVSAFYGITNYLTEGIRTVRRDDSYITEMISYLKEMKRATIEENIDNEEDKEEAYNLIRERLDQVERNLLGIHYIGDIPNFIEDRILSYGERLSSMLLALILKHKGFDAQELLPEDMGLITDGEFSNGTINFKASEGPVAKALSAEKIFVVPGFYGISEEGKVTLLGRGGSDYSAAGIARCVKAESLDIWKDVNGYMTADPKMVPAASRVDSLSYTEAAELSYFGAKILHPRTVEPLEHMNIPIRIFNIDGPKDKLTPLSCIGTPKNEPDNRPKSVTYSDDFSILKVNGPGVGIKPGILAKLTETLDREQINIKSVVTSQTAINFYLESADLDRAVKSIKAIEEQAIIKVQGISDMSIVSLVGSGIAHEPRAAYRMLKALSDENIHTQIVSLGASEVAAYVVVKQEDKQRAVKAVHKEFFES; via the coding sequence ATGAAGAAAATAGTTGTAAAATTCGGTGGTTCTAATCTGAAGACCAGAGAGGACATCCAGAAAATCGTCAGCACAGTCAAACTGTATAACCGGCCTCTGGTTATAGTTGTTTCCGCTTTCTACGGAATTACAAACTATCTGACAGAAGGTATCCGGACAGTACGCCGGGATGATAGTTATATCACCGAGATGATTTCCTACCTGAAAGAGATGAAACGGGCCACCATTGAAGAAAATATAGATAATGAGGAAGACAAAGAAGAGGCCTATAACCTGATCAGGGAACGACTGGATCAGGTGGAGAGGAATCTTCTGGGTATCCATTACATAGGGGATATCCCCAACTTTATAGAAGACAGGATTCTCAGTTACGGAGAGCGGCTCAGCTCCATGCTCCTGGCACTGATCCTCAAACACAAGGGATTTGACGCACAGGAGCTTCTCCCCGAAGATATGGGACTTATCACAGATGGTGAGTTCAGTAACGGCACAATAAATTTCAAAGCATCTGAAGGTCCTGTTGCAAAGGCTCTTTCAGCGGAAAAGATATTTGTTGTACCGGGGTTTTACGGTATCTCAGAAGAGGGAAAGGTTACCCTTCTGGGCCGGGGGGGAAGCGACTATTCAGCAGCCGGTATAGCCCGCTGTGTGAAAGCGGAGTCCCTTGATATATGGAAAGATGTAAACGGTTATATGACAGCGGATCCGAAGATGGTTCCTGCAGCCTCAAGAGTTGATTCACTGAGCTATACCGAAGCAGCAGAACTCTCCTACTTCGGTGCAAAAATACTCCATCCCAGAACCGTAGAACCCCTGGAGCATATGAATATCCCCATCAGGATCTTCAATATTGACGGCCCTAAGGATAAACTGACACCCCTCTCCTGTATCGGTACACCAAAGAACGAGCCCGACAATCGGCCCAAGTCTGTTACCTACAGTGATGATTTCTCCATTCTCAAGGTGAACGGACCGGGAGTGGGAATTAAACCCGGGATACTGGCAAAACTCACCGAGACTCTGGATCGTGAACAGATCAATATTAAATCTGTAGTCACTTCCCAGACAGCCATAAATTTCTACCTTGAATCAGCCGATCTGGATCGGGCAGTGAAAAGTATAAAGGCTATCGAAGAACAGGCCATAATCAAGGTACAGGGAATCTCTGATATGTCCATTGTATCTCTTGTAGGTTCGGGCATTGCCCATGAGCCGAGAGCTGCTTATAGAATGCTCAAGGCATTATCCGATGAAAATATTCATACACAGATTGTATCTCTGGGAGCTTCCGAAGTCGCCGCCTATGTTGTGGTCAAACAGGAAGACAAACAGAGAGCCGTTAAAGCTGTACACAAGGAGTTCTTCGAGTCATGA
- a CDS encoding FMN-binding protein produces MNKNGIIYTIIFTFIIAFFFVFFLALANDATVELVEQNKIVSVQSSVLKSIGKMPADEMKISEVYTEEFDSVPQPGEMIETEVAGQSVLIRYFSGSGLWGTITGIIAVDDKVERIIGLDIISHNETPGLGGRIDEEWFKKQFSGEKISTEGITVAKGAGSSDEDSENSRVDGITGASLTSKSMETIVNNEIEYLKTEGRK; encoded by the coding sequence ATGAATAAAAACGGGATAATCTATACAATAATTTTTACTTTTATCATCGCCTTTTTCTTTGTTTTTTTTCTTGCCCTGGCAAATGATGCCACCGTTGAACTGGTTGAACAGAACAAAATCGTCTCAGTACAGAGTTCAGTATTAAAATCAATCGGAAAAATGCCCGCTGATGAGATGAAAATTTCAGAAGTCTATACGGAAGAGTTTGATTCAGTCCCTCAGCCCGGTGAAATGATCGAGACTGAAGTTGCAGGACAGAGTGTTCTGATCCGTTATTTCTCCGGAAGCGGACTGTGGGGAACCATAACAGGTATTATCGCTGTGGATGATAAAGTCGAGCGGATCATCGGACTTGATATCATCAGTCATAATGAGACTCCGGGACTGGGCGGCCGCATCGATGAGGAGTGGTTCAAAAAGCAGTTCTCAGGTGAAAAAATCTCCACAGAAGGCATCACAGTTGCCAAGGGAGCAGGCTCTTCAGATGAGGATTCTGAAAATTCCAGGGTAGACGGTATCACCGGTGCCTCCCTGACCAGCAAGTCTATGGAGACAATTGTGAATAATGAGATTGAATATCTTAAAACAGAGGGGAGGAAATAG